The Lonchura striata isolate bLonStr1 chromosome 8, bLonStr1.mat, whole genome shotgun sequence genomic interval CATTCTGGGAAGGAACAGGTGAGAAATCTGCATTGTTCGTCtcaatgtaaaaaaaagaaaaaaaaagtaattaaaacaaGACCCCCAAAACTCTTGCCACAAATTATGTGTATGTGCTGGGAACTGGCCTGGAGCAGGACTTGTGGACTTGCTGGGACCCAGCCACGTTCCCTTGGGTGTTGCCATCAAAAACCCCACTCAGATTTGGCCAAGTTATTACACTGAGGTGCAAAAACATGGACAAAATAAAATAGGGGAAGTCAGAAAGATGAGACAGTGATGCAGTGAGATCTGGCTAACTTGTGTAAACCAGCAGGTTCAGGCAGGTTCAGGCCCCACTGGTCCCACTTCCCCCAGACCTGCTTTTGTGGGATGTGCCACTCTTATTCTCCACCTGTCTCAGCTCCAAGCCTCTCAGGTAGAAGCAGTCTGttctggggcagggggatgaGTTTGTGGAGGCTGAGATCTCTTCTGCTGTGCTTTTTCCCTGTTAACTCTGGGAGAGCATCTGCCACACCACAAGCCAGCAGCCTACTCCAAAGTGGTTTCAAAGGGAAACCAGTGTGCATCAGATCCCTGCAGTGGTAGTTCATAAATGGATTTATCAGCTCCTTGTGTCTGACTGCGAAGGCTACAGGGGCTGAGGACAGCTCATGGCAGGATTTTTTGGCAAAAAACTTTAAATAATGTTAGCCACTGATTTAGTGTGCGTGCTGACAGCTGTTATTGGGCATTTAAAAAGTTAGTATGTGGGAATGAGAAATGAAGTAATTTAGGCAGACACAGCACTATCTCTGTGTATGACACATCTTTGACAGCTGAGGCTGCTGTCAGCTCCTGAGAGCTGAAACCATGCTGGGCTCTCAGGGGACATGCAGACATACAGATGGCATTTGGTTAACAGTCTTTGGGATGTTTTTCATCTTGCTGTTCACACTCGTATACACAGGAGGTGAACACAAACTAAGCCAGATGATGAAGcattcaaaatatgtttttttacTTGTTTCTTGGGAATataggttattttttttttttacttgtgtTTTTAAACAGACCACCACCATGGACAAACACAACCAGCAACAAGTGTCAAGTATCTACACTTCTGATAAAGTCCTTCTCAGGTGCCTTGTTGAAACAGGAACAGTTGAATTTTCAAACCTTGTGTaggctctgctccctctccttGGCACACGGGTGAAGTGAGCAGCACCACACCAATCCCCTGTATGAGAAAGGAAGGGTAACCAGAGAAACTGCACTATGCTGCTTTCTCCTCCTCATTGCTGGACTCCCCTCCTCAAGACCTTTACCACAAACACTAATAGAAACTATAGAAAACCAGGTTGTCTAGGACCTCAAGGAACTTAATATGTGcttgtgctggagggcaggaccaCCTCTATCCATAGCACTGCTGACAGCTTGGTCTTAACACCTTTGCTGCTGGACAGTCACAGCCTCCCAGAGGTGTCCTGTTCCTCCTTCCACTGAGCAGGAGGTACTTTTTTAGGAGGATCCACCTCTTCCTTTTGGTGGCCAGGACTGCACACAGGTGTATTTTGGTGCAAGCAACAGTAACCTGCAGGACTCTGTTCTCCAATGGATGGGAGGATGCAGCCTTGGATGGAGACACCAGTGCAAAAGGATGTACTGGGATGAAAGCACAGCCTGAAAGGGAAAGCCCAGGACTTGCCTTGATGGATTGGAGATGagggaaaaatgtgaaatacCCTTAACACTCCAGGTGGGGTGGAAGGCCACTGAgcctccaggagctgccagcacagcacagctgttgTTTTTTATGTTGATCTCTTCAGCTATGAATCCTGGTCACATGGCGGGAGGTAGAAATAACCCAAAGTTTGGTtgtttcagcatttttattAGACAGTGCTCCACTCAGCAGTTGTACACATGGCCCTGATGCTCCCCTAATCAGTGCACAAACCTTGGAACATTATGCTCTCAGGCCACCATGACCCAGACTGCACAAACCATGCCCTTTTACAGAAGTGGTGCCCAGGAGAAACCCGGGCTCAGAGCagtgtccctgcactgccatCACACCACCCAAGCTGGGAGGTAACTTCAAGTGCTGTTTGATTAGGCAACTCCTCTCTGCTTCCCAGTcacctccctgtgctgcttGGCTCCTGTGAATGACAGGGTATGcctgctgctgtgtccccataAGCCTGAGGCTTCTGACAGGGATGCCACCCAGGCTGTCTTCTGATGGACTTTCAGAAACCTatgagggcagcaggagcatgGGCTTTGAGGAAACAAATGAGCCTTCCAGGGCTGGTTTCTGCTCCTTGCTTACCCAGGTGGCTCTCATGGAGCCCCCTGTGCCActggggctcagctgccctgtGTTCAGGCACGTGTGAATGTAACCCTGCCAGCTTTGGTGGTCTTGCTTTGCCACTGCTGTTCCAGGAGAGtggctgtgctgcccttctATTTCTCCCCTGCCCTTCTGGGACTCGAGGCACTCCGCAGCTCAGCCCTTGAAAGATCAAAACTCATGGCCACAGTGGTGcaggctgaggagctgctctcAAACAGCACAAAGCTGTGGCTACATCTGTAAACCTCCCTGAGCTCAGTGTTTAGCTCATGCTCAGTGCTAAGAAAGTGGTTTACAGAGTCAGGTCCCAAATTTCTGTGAACTGGTGCAGCATCAACTAAGGATGGAAAAGCAGATTTACTCCCTGCAAATACCTGATCTGCCTGACACATCAAAGCCAGTTAATCTAGTGAAGATTTTCCAGTTGGGTAGATGAGTGGTTGCAAATTAAACTACAACAAGCAGTAGCAAGGCAAACAAGTGACTCAAATTACCCAGGTTTTGGAAAGCTTATAAAAGGAAACATGTAAATAACATCTATACAAGCTGATAGGTCAGAACTCAGTGGcatacatttcttttcccttgttgcTGCTGGTGGGCACCTGGCACCACCTAATACACAAATTTAAATAAAGACTGCAAAATAAACTCTCAAAGCTAACAAGAAGAGACCACAAAAGCAAGCATGCTTAGCTCACTTTTGGACTGGAGTTTGCCACTGGATGACCAATGGACTAGCAAGGTTTCATGTAAGATGGCAGTGGATTACTTGTCTGTCACTGGAACAAGTGCACAGAGAGCCTTTGCCTTTAGAGCAGATAAGGTGCAACTCAGGACAAGCCTTTGGCATGTCAGTTCCAGCTCTGCCAGTTGTaagaagatattaaaaatatacataagACTGCACAGTCCATCACATTCACTTCACGTGGCACAGACCAGATACTGAACCATCTGCTCTCTGGGTGCTCAGAAAGAAAACACTTGAAAACAACTTCCAGGGCAATAGTCTCAGTTTTCCATGTGTTGTTCTCCAAAGGCAGCTAAATTCCTGCAACAATCTCTTAGCACAAAAAGAAGTTAAATAGCCCAGGTTACATTCAATAGAAAACTTCTTCCCAGGAAATGGGATACAGGAAATAGCAAAACTCTGTAGCCAACAAAATACTGTACAGTTCTCCCTGCTCCTACCTGCAGCCCTGAGTTTTTAAGGGACACCAGCAAAATCTGCATTCTGTCTTTTAAACGAAACAATGTAATGAGACAACTAGAAATGTTAGAGAACTCAGCATGCCCTCAGGAGGATGGATTGACGTTCAGTTAGGCGAACAACAATGAGtctggaaaagggagaaagcaGCCTTGAACTGCGTTTCCAAGTGCAGAAGGATACAGGGCAGCAAACTGCCAAGCAGGATTCACACTTAGAGTTCAAATGCAGGGAACTTGGCCTTGGTAGGCACCAGCAGGTCAGCAAGAAAGTAAATTGTTCCAGCCATTCCTGAGGATGAAAAGAACACACCGTGCTTCagagaaattccctttgggCATCGTTTTTCTCAGTTATCCAGGGAGTGAATCAGTTATGAAGACAGAAGAAAACGtcctaaatatttttcaaggtCTGAGCCCAGGTTTCTCGAGTAACTTTGGTACCTCAGTGGGGAAAAGCACTTTGAAGTTAATCAAATGTTGAAAAGCACCTGGCAAAATGCCATGGGTCTTCTCCCCACTCCAGCTCCCTCCTTTTGGCTTTACCCATCTACAAGTTTAACACTGGGCAGCTCTGTCAAACTCTGGTCCTTAAGACATTGCTGCCCGAGGTCCTGACTGATGGAACTTCTGCTGTCTCTTGGCCTGCAGCAGGCTTGGGGAGATTAGGGTTAGCTGGGGGGCTGGCTCCTTCAGCAAATACCCACTGATGGCAGATTTGGGGGGAGCTGTTAGCAGGAGGCACAAAGTGCCGCAGGAGCCAACAAGGCCCATAAAAGCAGCCCCTTTGTTCCTCACCTTTAGAATCAAACTGGAACACTCAAGAAGGATTTCAATCCTTAAAAATGTACAGAAAAGAGACTGTCTGAGAAGCCAGGCTACAAATAACCAAAAAGAAGTCTGTAGCCATGAAAGAATTCCCTTTGAGATCTGTATGCAAAATCTGTGTGGGAGGCCTAAGAGGACAAGATGCTCCAGCTAAGACATTAGCCTGTGCTACAGGGAGACTCCTTCTGGGAAAGGACAGAAAAATCCAGTGGGTACAAGCTCCTTTCCATCCCCTACACTGAGTTTTGCAAAGACTCCAGTGGAGCTTATATTCTGTTTTCCTTGGTGCTAGAACAGCTTAGATCCAGGAATAAAACCCAAGGCCAGAGACTGAGATTACCTTCAAAGAGAGAGAACGGTGTGTCTGGAGTCCGGCACCCATGCTGCCCATAGCTTAAACACCACTCTGCAAACTGAGAAAAGAGGTACAAAAACTGCTCAAATTTGgttaaagtattttcttctcaAGTTTCTACTTGCATGTCTGCCCCACTATAAACTGGGTTGCAAAAGCAGTCATGTAGAAGGCAGAAGTGAATAAgcccctctcctgcctcacTCTTACCTTGCAGGCCCTGTAGAGGTATTTCATGTTCTGAGTGAGGTTGTACAGTGCCAGGAAGGCATAAGCATTGCCAGCTGTGCCATGGCACAGCCCGTAGCCTTTCTTCAGTAACCCATGCTGCCAGATCACTTCTGCACACTGCAGGGCATCATTCAGGTACTGCTGCTCCCCAAAAACCTGTGGAGACAAGAAACTGCTGTCCTTGCTGAGGCAATGTCCTTCAAACAAAGAGCATCCCTGTGGGATACAGAGGCTTGGGTGTCCTGCTGAAGTGTGTCTGCTGTTTACTTTTTAAGGGATATTTTTGATATCATGAGTGGAGATGTAAGACCATTACTTCACACACAACTAGTTGTCTCCATGCATCACCTGCAAGAGGGCAACCCACATAACTGATGgacattttcagaaatatttgtttaaaagacTAATTTCTGTATCCGTCAGTGGCTCCTGTGGGGTGATTTCACTGTAACAAGACATGCAACTTCCAAGCAAGGGGGGGTCTCCAAACATCTCCAGAGGAAGTTTCACATTTAGGGGTCTCTACAGGGTCTTTGCAAGGTGTCTGGTACCTTGTATGCCTGGAGAAGCATGTAGATGACACCTGGTGCTCCATGGCACCAGTGGACGAGGAGGTCTCTGGTGTCACCGATGCACGGAGGGTAATTCCCAGACGGGAACTTGAGCTGGCAGACATAGTCCACGCTGGGCTTCACTGTGTTGTGCAGCTTTACTTGGCTCACTCCAAAGCCAGGCtaagagagagaaaacattCCAATCAGGGGGAATTACCATTCTGTCTGTCCCTAAGAGACCCAAGGTCTGCCCAAAAGATGGAAATAAAGTCAACAATGGTTACATTCCCTCTTGCTCCTTGTAAATTAAGTAATTTCTTTGGTTTGGGCTTTCACACTACACAATTACCTACTCAGTCCCTGGCTGCTGTGCCTTTTGGTAGAGAGTTATTTCCAGTCCTACCCTTACATcccagaaacaaacactgtTCCTAACATGTCACCTGGTCCTCTAAGCAAGAGagcttgctgctgcttttcctaaaGACGAGCAGAAATAGCTTCAGGTCTAAAATCAGTATTAAGGATGATTCCTAGCATCTAGAGCATCTCAGCCCTTAGCTGctgagccagcccagctggcaGGCTGTAATTCTGAATCGTCACAGATGTTGCTGGGTAATTTCAAGAGGCTGACTTCACTGTTgacctcagagagaaacaaggGAGAGGCTTCagtgtcttcttccactgcccCAAGTGAAATCTGTGCAGTTCCAATTTCCCATGGCAGACTGCAATGAACCCTCTCAACTAAGGATCAGATTGTTCCCAGGTTGGTaagtggaaaattaaaaatcgATACTTGTGCTGTAAAACCATTCGAGATAAAAGATGTTTTCCTCTCCATATTTCACATGCTTGCTTCTCCCAAGGCTTTCTGTGCATCATGCTTGGCTGATCTAGGCTCCTTATACTTCATATAGCAGAGAAGCATAAAGCCCATGCAGTATTTTATGGGagacttaaaattatttaaaacagccACTTGGGAACAATCTTAGGGACTTGATACAAATTTAGGCTCACAGGACATGGCTGTCTCCCCTGCTCCTAGCTTGCTATTCTGTGCTCCTGGGCAATAACCACCTTGCATCCCACTCTTGCCAAATCTTCTTAAAATCCACCAATCATGTCTTCCTCTCTGAGCCACAGAAGACTTATATTCACAGAACTTCTACTGATGCTGTATATGGGCTTTAACTTTGACAGTCCTGAAGGAAAGCTCAAATGCTTGACACCTGGTGGCTTCCTTTTCCACCTGCTCTGAGAGTTACATCCAATAAAATATTACAAACTATTTCTAGACCAAAATAATTTGCATTGCTCATGGGTGCTCTTAATGCTTTCAAATTTCAATATTAtttattgctgttatttttctAAGTGCTTGAGCACTGTAAGTACATGCATGAAGGGACACACATAGGGGAATTACCACCCTCATTTTTTTCAGAGCCAGAATAGGGAATACTGTCAGAGCTCCAGTGAGTTGTGCAAAATAGTGAAAAGGCATCAAAGCAAAGGGGTTCTGCATCTCCCAGCCTCTTACCttgctctgcctgctgcaggcactgcagaACTCAGTTCCTTTATCAAAGTCCCACCTCTTTCACAGTTGGAAGCAGGTTCTGCTTTGGATACAAAGGCATTTCCCACTTTCCTACTATGAGCAAAGTTTCTTTCACCATGCTTTTCTCTCAGAGATTCTCACTCTGCTCCAAGTAACCACCTCAGAAAATGCAGGGAGCCAGCAGATACCAACAAATGTGAGTAATTTAGAAACAATTAACATGAGGGGGAACAGAGCCAGCTAAGCTACAGGCCTTCATTATGTGACACTGCTGGTGAATGTAGGTCATATTTTTCCACATCTCCAAGGTCAAAGATTCCATCTTAGATTTGAAGAAAACCTTTACAATTGGAAATGCATGATAAATACATAAGTCCATCAGACAAGGTATCTTTCCCAGTCTGACATTCCCAAGAGCCAATTCAAATGCTGTTCCTTGTTCAAAGAAATGTGAAACAGCTGCTAAGGACCCCTCCCCTCATGGCTCTTACCTGCATGAGATAGTAGTAGATCCCAGCCAAACCATGGGCTGCTCCTACATAGTACTCCTGGTACCACTCAAACATCAGTGGGCTCTTGGCTGTGAAATTCCTCTTTTTGGCTAAGCTCTCTCCTGAGGCTACAACTGCTTCACAGACCTGTGAAGGGATGGGAACAAATGTGGGTTAGGAAAATGCTGCTGACTTGGACACAGCCCAGTGAGTATTCTGACACAGAACGTTTGTTTTTCTGCCCAAGCAGAGGGTGGAATGAAATGTATGCCATGAAATGTATGCCAGTCCAGTACTGCCTACAGATCTACATGGACAGTGGTGCTTTGTCCCtttggaagaaaagcaggtatACCATGATGTGGTTTCTCCCTTATTGCCAGAGTTTCTTACATACAGCATTGATTTGTACCTGCCCCAAGATGAGTTACATGGGAAGAGATAGGTAACAAATCAGCAAAAGGCACAGTACCTGCTGAATGTGACTGTGAGGGATCTTCTCCTCTCCAAAGTGCTTATTCACAAATATCAGTGCAGAGAGATAGCCCATGCGCCCGTAGAGGAGTTCATCTGGCACTCGTGGGTCAGCCTTGTGGAGGTCCAGCAAACTGCAATGAAAAATTCCCATGGGGGAGATGAGAGGGAAATGCACTCAAACATTCCACTCAAAGCCATGTAAATAAGCACTAAGACTGGAGCTCAAAACCATGGTTCATTCCTTCATGCTGCTGTGCCCTAGGAGTTGTCAGGCCAGGCTCTGGTTCTCAGCCTTCCAGCTGCACAAGGTGGGAAGGTGGAATCACCCCCTCCCATCTGCCTTTTGTTTGGCTGATTACTTCAGTCTGCTCTGCTCTTCACAATGCACTCATACTACATGCTTGGATTTTAGAGCACCAGCTTGGGAAGCTACATGAGGGGGAAACCTGGGCTAAAAGAAATGGTCAGCATAAAGCTGCTGACTGCTCAGGAAAGGCTGTCATTATCTCCTTGTGATGTTACTGGCAAGGTGGACACTGCCAAAAACCATCACTTTCAGATTACAGGGCTATCCTTTTAATTTGGCTGGCTAAGGAATATTTGAAAGTCAAACTAGTGCTAATGGtatgtggaaaaaaatctcaccCCTAATGCTCTAAAGGCCCAATGGAGAAGCCCCTTTCTCTCCATGCCTACAAATAGCCTGGGCTATGCTGTCAGGTGGGAAAGAGGTGTCTCCCTGAGCTAAGTCTAAGTAAGAGGTGGAGCTACACATGCTGTGGCACAAGGAAGAAATATCCTCTAGGGAAAACTGAGCAGCAGTGAGAACAGCTTAGCAAAGTGGGAGTGCTGTGGCTGTCTGAGGACAGCTTGCCTGGCACCAGGCTTTAGCCCACAAGTGCAGAGTGAGGTCTGCAGTCAAGTATTTGCTTTGCCACTTCTCTATTTTCTATTCttctcaagctacatcagggaaggtataggttggatattataaaaaaaaatttcactgaaagaataataaaatactggaactgtcttcccagggaggtggtggaatcaccatctctggatgtgtttaaaaaaagactggacataGAACTCAGTGCTAtagtttagttgaggtgttaggacataggttggacttgatgatcttagaggtctcttccaacctcattattctatgattctattatgATATTGCAAAGCTGGTGATATTCCTGTAGTTCTAACAGAGACTGACAGCACTTCACACTGGTGCTTTGTAGCCCAATTCACTCTTGATgcaatttttcctttgttttaccTCTCATCACACTTCCAGAAAGACTGGATGTCCTTTCCTGTCAGGGCAGCAGGTAGCAGTGTGATTGGATTtgactttatttttctgttcaccTGTAAGACAGCAATCTGAAAAGTGCCATCACTTTTAAAATACCAGTGTTAAGTGGCTTTAAGGTTGTTCCCTGTTTCCTGCTGTGAAACCAGCCAGGAAAAGCTTTGTGTGTGATGAgctcccctgccacagcagTGTGAAGAACAGAAAAGGAGCCTTGGCTCCCTGGGCTCCA includes:
- the LANCL1 gene encoding glutathione S-transferase LANCL1; translation: MMAQRALPNPYADYDKSLATSYFDAAGRLTPEFTQRLNNKVRELLQQMEKGLKSADPHDCTAYTGWTGIALLYLHLFDVYGDPAYLQVAHEYVKKSLRCLTRRSITFLCGDAGPLAVAAVVYHKLQNQKQAEDCIIRLLDLHKADPRVPDELLYGRMGYLSALIFVNKHFGEEKIPHSHIQQVCEAVVASGESLAKKRNFTAKSPLMFEWYQEYYVGAAHGLAGIYYYLMQPGFGVSQVKLHNTVKPSVDYVCQLKFPSGNYPPCIGDTRDLLVHWCHGAPGVIYMLLQAYKVFGEQQYLNDALQCAEVIWQHGLLKKGYGLCHGTAGNAYAFLALYNLTQNMKYLYRACKFAEWCLSYGQHGCRTPDTPFSLFEGMAGTIYFLADLLVPTKAKFPAFEL